A genomic stretch from Verrucomicrobiia bacterium includes:
- the thpR gene encoding RNA 2',3'-cyclic phosphodiesterase, translating into MPEPEETWRLFVAIPLPQRVIAAVADLQAALRRAVPQAHVRWTPPHQFHLTLRFLGEVPAARVPALQTRLQSACSGHAALEMQLHAPGFFPHAHHPRVVWVGLQGQLNPLHALQQAVAAATADFAEKDTAPEKFSAHITLGRIKSLTPRERSDLVQAAAQQPPATPVTWRADRVQLMRSTLSREGARHECLTTWPLSLPPGAPT; encoded by the coding sequence ATGCCGGAACCTGAGGAGACTTGGCGTCTATTCGTGGCGATCCCTCTGCCGCAGCGCGTGATCGCCGCCGTCGCCGACCTGCAGGCCGCCCTCAGGCGCGCCGTGCCCCAGGCTCACGTCCGTTGGACGCCCCCCCATCAATTCCATCTCACGCTGCGATTCCTCGGCGAAGTGCCTGCCGCCCGCGTGCCCGCCTTGCAAACCCGGCTCCAATCCGCCTGCTCCGGCCACGCCGCTCTGGAAATGCAACTGCATGCCCCCGGCTTTTTCCCCCATGCCCACCATCCCCGCGTCGTTTGGGTGGGGCTGCAAGGCCAGCTCAACCCGCTCCATGCCCTGCAACAGGCGGTGGCCGCCGCCACGGCCGATTTTGCGGAGAAGGATACGGCACCCGAGAAATTTTCCGCCCACATCACCCTGGGGCGCATCAAATCCTTGACGCCCCGCGAGCGCTCGGACCTCGTGCAGGCAGCCGCACAACAGCCGCCGGCAACCCCCGTCACCTGGCGGGCCGATCGGGTGCAACTCATGCGCAGCACCCTCAGCCGCGAAGGCGCCCGCCATGAATGCCTCACCACCTGGCCCTTGAGCCTGCCCCCGGGCGCGCCAACCTGA